A single region of the Salvia miltiorrhiza cultivar Shanhuang (shh) chromosome 8, IMPLAD_Smil_shh, whole genome shotgun sequence genome encodes:
- the LOC131001842 gene encoding telomere repeat-binding factor 2-like isoform X2 — translation MGAPKQKWTSEEEAALKAGIQKYGIGKWSTILKDPEFSTVLRSRSNVDLKDKWRNLNCMANGLGSRHRARVSIKSSQLITKQDEDTTSSSMVVYKDMEVLGITSLAASNEISQDAISKKKISRLDDVILEAITKLKEPRGSSRPAINQYIEDNYSAPPELERTLAANLKILTENGRLIKVKNQYRIAPKLITFGAEEEAKLLVENGGGAKKDPFQAERSGVVLLSKAKIDAELEKMKSMSAEEAAAAAARAVAEAEAAIAEAEAAAREAEEAEADAEAAQCFADAAQKALNYQAIRVW, via the exons ATGGGTGCCCCTAAGCAGAAGTGGACATCAGAAGAAGAAGCTGCTCTTAAAGCTGGCATTCAAAAATATGGAATAGGAAAATGGAGTACAATACTTAAAGATCCAGAGTTCAGCACAGTCTTGCGGTCACGCTCTAATGTGGACCTTAAG GATAAATGGAGAAATTTGAATTGCATGGCAAATGGTCTTGGATCCCGGCATAGGGCTAGGGTTTCAATCAAAAGCAGCCAGCTTATCACCAAGCAAGATGAAGACACTACGTCTAGTAGCATGGTGGTTTATAAGGATATGGAAGTTCTTGGTATAACTTCCCTTGCTGCATCCAATGAAATATCCCAGGATGCAATATCCAAGAAAAAGATATCAAG GCTGGATGATGTTATTCTGGAGGCTATAACAAAGTTGAAGGAACCTCGAGGATCTAGTCGGCCTGCAATTAATCAATACATAGAG GACAATTACTCAGCACCTCCCGAACTTGAGAGGACTTTGGCTGCAAATTTGAAGATTTTGACTGAAAATGGACGATTAATTAAG GTGAAGAATCAATACAGAATTGCACCAAAGTTGATCACTTTTGGTGCTGAGGAAGAAGCAAAGTTGTTGGTTGAAAATGGAGGTGGAGCTAAGAAGGATCCTTTTCAAGCGGAGAGAAGCGGTGTTGTACTTCTTAGTAAAGCCAAGATTGATGCGGAGCTAGAGAAAATGAAGAGCATGAGCGCAGAAGAGGCAGCTGCAGCTGCTGCAAGAGCAGTCGCCGAGGCTGAAGCTGCGATTGCAGAGGCTGAAGCGGCAGCAAGGGAAGCAGAGGAGGCCGAGGCTGATGCAGAAGCCGCACAGTGTTTTGCTGATGCTGCTCAGAAAGCATTGAACTATCAAGCTATTCGTGTCTGGTAA
- the LOC131001842 gene encoding telomere repeat-binding factor 2-like isoform X3 — protein sequence MGAPKQKWTSEEEAALKAGIQKYGIGKWSTILKDPEFSTVLRSRSNVDLKDKWRNLNCMANGLGSRHRARVSIKSSQLITKQDEDTTSSSMVVYKDMEVLGITSLAASNEISQDAISKKKISRLDDVILEAITKLKEPRGSSRPAINQYIEDNYSAPPELERTLAANLKILTENGRLIKVKNQYRIAPKLITFGAEEEAKLLVENGGGAKKDPFQAERSGVVLLSKAKIDAELEKMKSMSAEEAAAAAARAVAEAEAAIAEAEAAAREAEEAEADAEAAQCFADAAQKALNYQAIRV from the exons ATGGGTGCCCCTAAGCAGAAGTGGACATCAGAAGAAGAAGCTGCTCTTAAAGCTGGCATTCAAAAATATGGAATAGGAAAATGGAGTACAATACTTAAAGATCCAGAGTTCAGCACAGTCTTGCGGTCACGCTCTAATGTGGACCTTAAG GATAAATGGAGAAATTTGAATTGCATGGCAAATGGTCTTGGATCCCGGCATAGGGCTAGGGTTTCAATCAAAAGCAGCCAGCTTATCACCAAGCAAGATGAAGACACTACGTCTAGTAGCATGGTGGTTTATAAGGATATGGAAGTTCTTGGTATAACTTCCCTTGCTGCATCCAATGAAATATCCCAGGATGCAATATCCAAGAAAAAGATATCAAG GCTGGATGATGTTATTCTGGAGGCTATAACAAAGTTGAAGGAACCTCGAGGATCTAGTCGGCCTGCAATTAATCAATACATAGAG GACAATTACTCAGCACCTCCCGAACTTGAGAGGACTTTGGCTGCAAATTTGAAGATTTTGACTGAAAATGGACGATTAATTAAG GTGAAGAATCAATACAGAATTGCACCAAAGTTGATCACTTTTGGTGCTGAGGAAGAAGCAAAGTTGTTGGTTGAAAATGGAGGTGGAGCTAAGAAGGATCCTTTTCAAGCGGAGAGAAGCGGTGTTGTACTTCTTAGTAAAGCCAAGATTGATGCGGAGCTAGAGAAAATGAAGAGCATGAGCGCAGAAGAGGCAGCTGCAGCTGCTGCAAGAGCAGTCGCCGAGGCTGAAGCTGCGATTGCAGAGGCTGAAGCGGCAGCAAGGGAAGCAGAGGAGGCCGAGGCTGATGCAGAAGCCGCACAGTGTTTTGCTGATGCTGCTCAGAAAGCATTGAACTATCAAGCTATTCGTGTCTG A
- the LOC131001841 gene encoding NADH dehydrogenase [ubiquinone] iron-sulfur protein 4, mitochondrial — translation MASSLRRLATDSSKISRSALAPISRAFSTESALVETKPGEIGAVSGIPQEHLRRRVMIFSPARTATQQGAGKVGRWKINFLSTQKWENPLMGWTSTGDPYANVGDSALSFDSQEAAVSFAERHGWEYTVKKHHTPLLKVKAYADNFKWKGPPKSEAS, via the exons ATGGCGAGCTCTCTGCGGCGGCTGGCGACCGATTCCTCCAAGATTTCTCGATCTGCTCTGGCTCCAATTTCAAGAGCATTCTCGACGGAAAGCGCATTGGTCGAAACAAAACCCGGCGAGATCGGTGCGGTTTCGGGCATCCCTCAAGAGCACCTCCGGCGAAGG GTTATGATATTCTCACCTGCTCGAACTGCTACTCAGCAAGGAGCCGGGAAGGTCGGTAGATGGAAAATCAATTTCCTGTCCACGCAAAA ATGGGAGAACCCACTTATGGGCTGGACATCCACTGGAGACCCATATGCAAATGTTGGTGATTCTGCTCTAAGCTTTGACAGTCAAGAAGCTGCAGTATCATTTGCTGAGAGACATGGTTGGGAATACACG GTCAAGAAGCACCACACCCCATTATTGAAG GTTAAGGCATATGCAGACAACTTCAAATGGAAGGGTCCTCCTAAGTCTGAGGCGAGCTAA
- the LOC131001843 gene encoding uncharacterized protein LOC131001843, translating into MASIFPKIPSSSLARSLFHRALCTAAETRTQKLERIAEELIGLNKIERHDYVILFRHKMGLNRFGAAASAPAAQSPSSAASSAPAAAKEKTAFDVKLEKFEASAKLKVIKEIRSFTDLGLKEAKDLVEKTPAVVKKGVTKEEADKIVAKLKEIGATVVLE; encoded by the coding sequence ATGGCCTCAATATTTCCAAAAATCCCCTCCAGCTCCCTCGCTCGGTCGCTCTTCCACCGGGCTCTCTGCACCGCCGCGGAGACTCGAACCCAAAAGCTCGAACGAATCGCTGAGGAGCTGATTGGCCTCAACAAGATCGAGCGCCATGATTACGTTATACTATTTCGTCATAAAATGGGCTTGAATCGGttcggcgccgccgcctccgcacCCGCCGCCCAATCGCCTTCATCAGCCGCCTCATCTGCCCCTGCTGCCGCCAAAGAGAAGACAGCGTTCGATgtgaaattggagaaattcGAGGCTTCGGCGAAGCTAAAGGTCATTAAGGAGATCAGGTCTTTCACTGATTTAGGGCTGAAGGAGGCGAAGGATTTGGTGGAGAAAACGCCCGCCGTGGTGAAAAAGGGGGTTACCAAGGAAGAGGCGGACAAGATCGTGGCGAAGCTCAAGGAAATTGGCGCCACTGTGGTATTGGAATGA
- the LOC131001842 gene encoding telomere repeat-binding factor 2-like isoform X1 produces MGAPKQKWTSEEEAALKAGIQKYGIGKWSTILKDPEFSTVLRSRSNVDLKDKWRNLNCMANGLGSRHRARVSIKSSQLITKQDEDTTSSSMVVYKDMEVLGITSLAASNEISQDAISKKKISRLDDVILEAITKLKEPRGSSRPAINQYIEDNYSAPPELERTLAANLKILTENGRLIKEISERPGKKRVKNQYRIAPKLITFGAEEEAKLLVENGGGAKKDPFQAERSGVVLLSKAKIDAELEKMKSMSAEEAAAAAARAVAEAEAAIAEAEAAAREAEEAEADAEAAQCFADAAQKALNYQAIRV; encoded by the exons ATGGGTGCCCCTAAGCAGAAGTGGACATCAGAAGAAGAAGCTGCTCTTAAAGCTGGCATTCAAAAATATGGAATAGGAAAATGGAGTACAATACTTAAAGATCCAGAGTTCAGCACAGTCTTGCGGTCACGCTCTAATGTGGACCTTAAG GATAAATGGAGAAATTTGAATTGCATGGCAAATGGTCTTGGATCCCGGCATAGGGCTAGGGTTTCAATCAAAAGCAGCCAGCTTATCACCAAGCAAGATGAAGACACTACGTCTAGTAGCATGGTGGTTTATAAGGATATGGAAGTTCTTGGTATAACTTCCCTTGCTGCATCCAATGAAATATCCCAGGATGCAATATCCAAGAAAAAGATATCAAG GCTGGATGATGTTATTCTGGAGGCTATAACAAAGTTGAAGGAACCTCGAGGATCTAGTCGGCCTGCAATTAATCAATACATAGAG GACAATTACTCAGCACCTCCCGAACTTGAGAGGACTTTGGCTGCAAATTTGAAGATTTTGACTGAAAATGGACGATTAATTAAG GAGATATCTGAGAGGCCGGGGAAGAAGAGG GTGAAGAATCAATACAGAATTGCACCAAAGTTGATCACTTTTGGTGCTGAGGAAGAAGCAAAGTTGTTGGTTGAAAATGGAGGTGGAGCTAAGAAGGATCCTTTTCAAGCGGAGAGAAGCGGTGTTGTACTTCTTAGTAAAGCCAAGATTGATGCGGAGCTAGAGAAAATGAAGAGCATGAGCGCAGAAGAGGCAGCTGCAGCTGCTGCAAGAGCAGTCGCCGAGGCTGAAGCTGCGATTGCAGAGGCTGAAGCGGCAGCAAGGGAAGCAGAGGAGGCCGAGGCTGATGCAGAAGCCGCACAGTGTTTTGCTGATGCTGCTCAGAAAGCATTGAACTATCAAGCTATTCGTGTCTG A